Proteins from a single region of Actinomycetota bacterium:
- the acpS gene encoding holo-ACP synthase, with protein sequence MSCTEPPEERRSMQVLGIGVDMVEIARIERALARHEKFASRLFSARERERCLDCARPARRFAACFAAKEAASKAMGTGIRGFSWRELELLADEKGRPVLMLSGKAREVASRMGIREILVSVTHTRDAALAVAQALGKDER encoded by the coding sequence GTGAGTTGTACGGAGCCGCCGGAGGAGAGGAGGTCCATGCAGGTCCTGGGAATAGGCGTGGACATGGTGGAGATCGCCAGGATCGAGAGGGCGCTGGCGCGACACGAGAAGTTCGCGTCTCGCCTTTTTTCCGCCCGGGAGCGGGAGAGGTGCCTGGACTGCGCCCGTCCCGCCAGGCGCTTCGCCGCGTGCTTCGCGGCCAAGGAGGCCGCCTCCAAGGCCATGGGAACGGGGATAAGGGGGTTTTCCTGGCGGGAGCTGGAACTTCTGGCCGACGAGAAGGGACGCCCGGTACTGATGCTCTCCGGAAAGGCACGGGAGGTCGCTTCCCGCATGGGCATACGGGAGATACTGGTGAGCGTTACCCACACCCGGGACGCGGCCCTGGCCGTCGCCCAGGCGCTGGGGAAGGATGAGCGATGA
- a CDS encoding NAD(P)H-hydrate dehydratase gives MIRVLFPQEMAELDRAAEGEGIPSRELMERAGRAVAEQARDMLGGLCAGRRVVVVAAKGNNGGDGLVAARYLASWGARVEVFLLARPEELSPDAALNYRRYREQGGRVRTGEPALLEEMLHEADLVIDALFGFGFRGRAEGPFAKAIEILNRSGVPVLSVDLPSGVDASTGAVEGPAVEAKRTVTLAWPKVGLYLYPAAEKVGELVVADIGIPVHLLRALVKSDLYALEEEDATDMLPRRPPHAHKGMCGRVLVVAGSTGLTGAAALCARAAMRSGAGVVTLGIPYSLNPIMEVKLTEVMTLPLPDDGEGHLAEEAARVVLEALPSFDVLALGPGLGTSPGTVSAVRRLVSEAPRPLVLDADGLNGVVGQPSVLEEREGPAVITPHPGELGRLLGRSGAEVQRDRLGSAREAARRFGCPVVLKGANTVIAEPGGRACFHPLALPELATAGSGDVLTGCLAALLAQGLSPMDAALCAVVVHGKAARLASSVVGGVGMVAGDVISHLPLALAGLGKR, from the coding sequence ATGATCAGGGTGCTCTTTCCGCAGGAGATGGCGGAGCTGGACCGCGCCGCCGAAGGAGAAGGGATACCCTCGCGGGAGCTCATGGAGAGGGCCGGCCGGGCGGTGGCGGAACAGGCCCGGGACATGCTCGGCGGCCTGTGCGCCGGCCGACGGGTGGTGGTGGTGGCGGCCAAGGGGAACAACGGCGGGGACGGGCTGGTGGCGGCGCGCTACCTTGCTTCCTGGGGAGCCCGGGTGGAGGTCTTCCTCCTAGCCCGGCCGGAAGAGCTCTCCCCCGACGCGGCGCTCAACTACCGCCGTTACCGGGAGCAGGGCGGCCGGGTAAGGACCGGTGAACCCGCCCTCCTGGAGGAGATGCTGCACGAGGCCGACCTGGTCATAGACGCCCTCTTCGGCTTCGGCTTCCGGGGCCGCGCCGAGGGTCCCTTCGCCAAAGCCATCGAGATCCTCAACCGCAGCGGGGTTCCGGTGCTCTCCGTGGACCTGCCCTCCGGGGTGGACGCCTCCACGGGGGCCGTGGAAGGACCGGCGGTGGAGGCCAAAAGGACGGTCACCCTGGCCTGGCCCAAGGTGGGCCTTTACCTCTACCCGGCGGCGGAGAAAGTGGGAGAGCTGGTGGTGGCGGATATCGGCATCCCCGTCCATCTCCTCCGCGCCTTAGTGAAGAGCGACCTGTACGCCCTGGAGGAAGAGGACGCCACGGACATGCTTCCCCGCCGACCACCCCACGCCCACAAGGGCATGTGTGGAAGGGTCCTGGTTGTGGCGGGCTCCACCGGCCTCACGGGTGCAGCGGCCCTGTGTGCCCGCGCAGCCATGCGTTCCGGGGCCGGGGTGGTTACCCTGGGCATACCCTACTCCCTCAACCCCATCATGGAGGTCAAGCTCACCGAGGTCATGACCCTCCCCCTGCCGGATGACGGCGAGGGCCACCTGGCGGAGGAAGCCGCCCGGGTGGTCCTGGAGGCCCTGCCCTCCTTCGACGTACTGGCCCTGGGGCCCGGCCTGGGGACCTCCCCGGGCACGGTGTCCGCCGTTCGGAGGCTGGTGTCCGAGGCCCCGCGCCCCCTGGTGCTGGATGCCGACGGTTTGAACGGAGTGGTCGGACAACCCTCGGTCCTGGAGGAGAGGGAAGGACCGGCAGTGATAACCCCGCATCCCGGGGAGCTGGGGAGGCTCCTGGGTCGCAGCGGCGCGGAGGTACAGCGGGACCGCCTGGGCAGCGCCCGGGAGGCCGCCCGGCGCTTCGGCTGCCCCGTGGTCCTCAAGGGAGCGAACACGGTGATCGCCGAGCCCGGGGGCAGGGCCTGCTTCCATCCCCTGGCCCTGCCGGAGCTGGCCACCGCGGGAAGCGGGGACGTGCTCACCGGGTGCCTGGCCGCCCTGCTGGCCCAGGGGCTTTCCCCCATGGATGCGGCGCTGTGCGCGGTGGTGGTTCACGGGAAGGCGGCGCGGCTGGCCTCCAGCGTGGTGGGAGGGGTGGGCATGGTGGCCGGTGACGTGATATCCCACCTGCCCCTGGCCCTGGCCGGCCTGGGGAAGAGGTGA
- a CDS encoding CBS domain-containing protein produces the protein MKSAREIMNPSPITVGPEASVREMAGIMVENRIRCLPVVDEEGKLLGVVDEEDLVHQDARVHFPTFIHFLESYLFLPSSLKRFEKELRQALGSTARDLMEEDYVSVSPLASVEEVATLMLDRDLEYVLVVENDNLVGIITRGDILRTIAEG, from the coding sequence ATGAAGTCGGCAAGGGAGATCATGAACCCCTCGCCCATCACCGTGGGCCCGGAGGCCTCGGTGCGGGAGATGGCCGGGATCATGGTGGAGAACCGCATCCGCTGCCTTCCGGTGGTGGACGAGGAGGGGAAACTTCTGGGGGTGGTGGACGAGGAGGACCTGGTGCACCAGGACGCCCGGGTTCATTTCCCGACTTTCATCCATTTCCTGGAAAGTTACCTTTTCCTCCCCTCCTCCCTGAAGCGTTTCGAAAAGGAACTGCGCCAGGCTCTCGGCTCCACGGCCCGCGACCTCATGGAGGAGGACTACGTTTCCGTGAGTCCCCTGGCCAGCGTGGAGGAGGTAGCCACGCTCATGCTGGACCGGGACCTGGAGTACGTTCTGGTGGTGGAGAACGACAATTTGGTGGGGATCATCACCAGGGGGGACATCCTGCGCACCATCGCCGAGGGCTGA
- the alr gene encoding alanine racemase: protein MEGTGVSPGGGFPYRPTRAEIDLGNIRHNVRTFVDLVGPSCRVMAVVKADAYGHGAVEVSRAALEAGASRLGVALVEEAEELREAGIDVPLHLLFEPPPEAADRVVELGLVPTVYTSRYARELSRSAASRGRLVPVHIKVDTGMHRVGVSPEGALGLAEEVCGLPGLELEGVYTHLATASEPGDPFAAEQVDRLDAVVWALRNGGLQVPLVHAAASGAALSLPRSRLDMIRLGIAMYGLLPGPAYAGTVDVRPALSLRTRIAHVFRAHQGEGVSYGLTYRCPGDTWLAVLPVGYADGLPRALSNRWEVLIGGKSYPLVGTVCMDLCMVDLGEDYYHPGEEVTVIGGWGEERVGVERMAELLGTINYEVVCAIGKRVPRVYADR from the coding sequence ATGGAGGGAACGGGGGTTTCGCCCGGGGGCGGTTTCCCCTACCGGCCCACCCGCGCGGAGATAGACCTCGGGAACATCCGCCACAACGTCCGCACCTTCGTGGACCTGGTGGGTCCCTCCTGCCGGGTGATGGCCGTGGTTAAGGCCGATGCCTACGGCCACGGGGCGGTGGAGGTCTCCAGGGCCGCCCTAGAGGCGGGAGCCTCGCGGCTGGGGGTAGCCCTGGTGGAGGAGGCCGAGGAGCTCAGGGAAGCCGGTATCGACGTCCCCCTGCACCTCCTCTTCGAGCCGCCCCCTGAGGCTGCCGACCGGGTGGTGGAGTTGGGCCTGGTGCCCACGGTCTACACTTCTCGTTACGCCAGGGAGCTTTCCCGTTCCGCGGCCTCCCGGGGAAGGCTGGTTCCCGTGCACATCAAGGTGGATACCGGCATGCACCGCGTGGGCGTTTCCCCGGAGGGCGCGCTGGGACTGGCGGAGGAGGTGTGCGGTCTACCCGGGCTGGAGCTGGAAGGGGTCTACACCCACCTGGCCACGGCCTCCGAGCCGGGGGACCCCTTCGCCGCGGAGCAGGTGGATAGGCTGGATGCCGTGGTGTGGGCGCTGCGGAATGGGGGACTGCAGGTGCCCCTGGTCCACGCGGCGGCCTCGGGGGCAGCTCTCTCCCTCCCCCGCTCCCGCTTGGACATGATACGCCTGGGCATCGCCATGTACGGGCTCCTGCCGGGACCCGCCTACGCGGGGACGGTGGACGTCCGCCCGGCGCTTTCGCTGCGAACCCGCATAGCTCACGTGTTCAGAGCCCACCAGGGTGAGGGGGTTAGTTACGGCCTCACTTATCGCTGTCCGGGGGACACCTGGCTGGCGGTGCTCCCGGTGGGCTACGCGGACGGACTCCCGCGGGCCCTCTCCAACCGCTGGGAAGTCCTCATAGGGGGGAAATCCTACCCCCTAGTGGGCACGGTTTGCATGGACCTGTGCATGGTGGACCTGGGGGAGGACTACTATCATCCGGGCGAAGAGGTCACGGTCATCGGGGGATGGGGGGAGGAACGGGTGGGCGTGGAGAGAATGGCGGAGCTTCTGGGGACCATCAACTACGAGGTGGTCTGCGCCATAGGCAAGAGGGTTCCCCGGGTGTACGCGGACCGTTGA
- a CDS encoding NTPase — translation MGNNILVRGSPGSGKTILAMRVVEDLAGHGFKVAGFVTEEIREGKTRRGFRIRDLGGGEAVMAHVDFRGGPRVGKYTVDLKALEEVALRAMDKARGGADLVVIDEIGKMEALSAAFRERVVKLLDLPTALLATIPTGEHPFVLSLLERRDVSVYDIDRRNRNKMKEVVEEDLLRILGHRRSPRMN, via the coding sequence ATGGGCAACAACATACTGGTGAGGGGCAGCCCGGGTAGCGGAAAGACCATCCTGGCGATGAGGGTGGTGGAGGACCTCGCTGGGCATGGGTTCAAGGTTGCGGGTTTCGTGACCGAGGAAATCAGGGAGGGGAAGACCCGGCGCGGTTTCCGTATCCGGGACTTAGGCGGCGGAGAGGCCGTCATGGCTCATGTAGATTTCCGCGGCGGGCCCCGGGTGGGCAAGTATACCGTCGACCTCAAGGCCCTGGAGGAGGTAGCCCTCCGGGCCATGGACAAGGCGCGCGGGGGAGCGGACCTGGTGGTCATCGACGAGATAGGGAAGATGGAAGCCCTGTCCGCCGCGTTCCGGGAGCGAGTGGTGAAACTCCTGGACCTGCCCACCGCCCTGCTGGCCACTATCCCCACGGGCGAACATCCCTTCGTGCTATCCCTGCTCGAGCGGCGGGACGTCTCCGTCTACGACATCGACAGGCGGAACCGGAACAAGATGAAGGAGGTGGTAGAGGAGGACCTGCTCAGGATCCTGGGCCACAGGCGAAGTCCCCGGATGAACTGA
- a CDS encoding BCAM0308 family protein: MKICPSCYAVCVDQKWCFDERMRQKAMKSNGWEKHLCPGCDKVARGKVDGVVYLRGDFLRTHHEEAKNLIRSVAEKKLRKNIAARIAHIEEKDDEIVIQTTDRTLAERLGKEFERAYSGRLDIQWQHGADFARVYWTREG; the protein is encoded by the coding sequence ATGAAGATCTGTCCTTCCTGCTATGCCGTTTGCGTGGACCAGAAGTGGTGTTTCGACGAGAGGATGCGCCAGAAGGCCATGAAGAGCAACGGGTGGGAGAAACACCTCTGTCCCGGTTGCGATAAGGTGGCCAGGGGGAAGGTGGACGGCGTAGTGTATCTGAGGGGGGACTTCCTGCGCACGCATCACGAGGAGGCCAAGAATCTCATCCGCAGCGTGGCGGAGAAAAAGCTGCGCAAGAACATTGCCGCTCGCATCGCTCATATCGAGGAGAAGGACGACGAGATCGTCATCCAGACCACCGACCGGACCCTGGCTGAACGCCTGGGAAAGGAATTCGAGAGGGCCTATTCCGGCCGGCTGGATATCCAGTGGCAGCATGGGGCGGACTTCGCCCGCGTCTACTGGACGCGGGAAGGGTGA